The Arachis hypogaea cultivar Tifrunner chromosome 14, arahy.Tifrunner.gnm2.J5K5, whole genome shotgun sequence genome has a segment encoding these proteins:
- the LOC112742107 gene encoding uncharacterized protein yields the protein MSTSVFIHNFCLLPSCSPNCSQNRNLAYTPLRFHSPNSNLKLNKKSFPFNTHFKISTAQKPRSSFVVFAAQSNFLRVLQTAWNVGRDGIEAGANLVPNSVPRPIARISVGTVALTLLLFVLKSVLSTVFFALATMGLAYFAFLAFNKDQGPKDRGNGGTSSSPPMDDPVEEARKIMEKYK from the exons ATGTCTACTTCGGTTTTTATTCACAACTTTTGTTTGCTTCCTTCCTGTTCTCCAAATTGCTCTCAGAATCGAAACTTGGCTTATACGCCTCTTCGGTTTCACTCTCCTAATTCCAATTTGAAGTTGAATAAGAAATCTTTCCCCTTCAATACTCACTTCAAGATTTCCACGGCCCAGAAACCTCGCTCCAGTTTTGTAGTTTTTGCAGCACAGTCCAATTTCTTAAGAG TTCTGCAGACTGCATGGAATGTCGGTAGGGATGGAATTGAGGCAGGTGCTAATCTGGTTCCC AATTCTGTACCAAGACCAATAGCTAGGATTTCCGTTGGAACTGTGGCTTTGACTCTCTTGCTTTTTGTGCTCAAGTCAGTCCTCTCTACGGTGTTCTTTGCTTTG GCCACAATGGGACTTGCTTACTTCGCTTTCCTCGCATTCAATAAAGATCAAGGACCTAAAGATAGAGGCAATGGAGGAACCAGCTCCTCTCCGCCTATGGATGATCCTGTGGAAGAAGCTAGAAAGATAATGGAAAAATACAAGTAG